The following proteins are co-located in the Microcystis wesenbergii NRERC-220 genome:
- a CDS encoding CmpA/NrtA family ABC transporter substrate-binding protein produces the protein MSKLSRRRFIFTAGATAVGTAILHGCATPNNTATSPSPAGSPAASPVASGETPEVTTAKLGFIALTDAAPLIIAKEKGLFAKHGMPDVQVMKQASWAATRDNLELGSAGNGIDGAHILSPIPYLMTLGKITKQPVPMYILARLNTNGQAISISNEYMDLKVALDSGVLKESFAKAKSAGKEVKAAVTFPGGNHDLWMRYWLAASGIDPNKDLSLIVVPPPQMVANMKVGTMQAFCVGEPWNAQLVNKKLGYSALITGELWKDHPEKAFALRADWVDKNPKAAKALTMAVLEAQQWCNDPANVKEMCEIISGREWLKIDPADILGRMQGNIDFGDGRKIENSPVAMKFWADNASYPYKSHDTWFVTEDIRWGYIPADTDIKALVDKVNREDIWREAATALNVPADQIPATPSRGVETFFDGVKFDPENPTAYLKSLKIKKV, from the coding sequence ATGAGTAAACTTTCCAGACGTAGATTTATCTTCACTGCCGGGGCAACTGCCGTAGGAACAGCAATTCTCCACGGTTGCGCCACTCCCAATAATACCGCGACCAGTCCCTCCCCGGCCGGCAGTCCTGCAGCTTCCCCCGTTGCCAGTGGAGAAACTCCCGAAGTCACCACCGCTAAACTAGGTTTTATTGCCCTCACCGACGCTGCCCCCTTAATTATCGCCAAAGAAAAAGGTTTATTCGCTAAACACGGGATGCCCGATGTGCAAGTGATGAAACAAGCCTCCTGGGCGGCAACCCGGGATAACCTCGAATTAGGTTCGGCGGGCAACGGTATCGATGGGGCGCATATTTTATCCCCCATACCCTACCTAATGACCTTGGGCAAAATCACCAAACAGCCCGTACCAATGTATATTCTGGCGCGTTTGAATACCAACGGTCAAGCGATTTCCATTTCTAATGAATACATGGATCTAAAAGTTGCCCTCGATAGCGGTGTACTGAAAGAATCCTTCGCTAAAGCTAAATCTGCGGGCAAAGAAGTTAAAGCCGCCGTCACTTTCCCCGGTGGTAATCACGATCTCTGGATGCGTTACTGGTTAGCCGCCAGTGGTATCGATCCGAATAAAGATCTATCCCTAATTGTTGTTCCTCCACCACAAATGGTGGCTAACATGAAAGTCGGCACGATGCAAGCTTTCTGTGTGGGGGAACCTTGGAACGCCCAATTAGTTAACAAAAAACTCGGTTATTCAGCCCTGATTACTGGGGAATTGTGGAAGGATCACCCCGAAAAAGCCTTCGCTTTACGCGCCGATTGGGTGGATAAAAATCCCAAAGCGGCAAAAGCTTTAACTATGGCTGTTCTAGAAGCGCAGCAATGGTGCAATGATCCCGCTAATGTTAAGGAAATGTGCGAGATTATTTCAGGACGGGAATGGCTGAAAATTGACCCCGCCGATATCTTGGGCAGAATGCAGGGTAATATCGATTTCGGTGATGGTCGCAAAATCGAAAATAGCCCCGTAGCCATGAAATTCTGGGCTGATAACGCTTCCTATCCCTACAAGAGTCATGATACTTGGTTTGTGACTGAAGACATCCGTTGGGGCTATATTCCCGCCGATACGGACATCAAAGCTTTAGTTGATAAGGTTAACCGGGAAGATATCTGGAGAGAAGCCGCCACAGCCCTCAATGTTCCGGCTGATCAAATTCCCGCTACCCCTTCCCGCGGCGTGGAAACTTTCTTTGATGGCGTGAAATTTGACCCCGAAAATCCCACCGCTTACCTGAAATCTCTCAAGATTAAAAAGGTTTAA
- a CDS encoding ABC transporter ATP-binding protein codes for MAYSRIKKLANYLRPHLQIVTGGVVALLIVNLLGVYIPLLIRDSIDDLSKSFDFQKIIYYLTLIVALASIMWFIRMISRVLLFGIGRQVEFDLKQKIFQHLLTLEPAYFSRQTSGDLINRATSDVDNVRRLVGFALLSLANTFFAYGLTLPVMLAIHIPLSIAAISVYPLMLIAVQLFSGRLQRQQKKVQEKLSHLSDLIQEDMSGITLIKIYAQEGNERLAFKQRNRKLLQANLDLVQTRNFLFPLIEALSYVSLLALLALGTRQIISDNITIGDFIALLILAERLVFPTALLGFTITAYQQGEVSIDRLETILLAEAKIKDNADCIHLKNIQGKITAKALTFFYPDAKEPALKSLSFTINPGETVAVVGAIGSGKSTLANAIPRLLDIAEGQLFIDDQDVTRIALEYLRKAIAYVPQESFLFSTTIEDNIRYGDPLLNFPAVASAAKQARIEEEIENFPQKYGTLVGERGITLSGGQRQRASLARALAIQAPILILDDALSSVDNQTATAILENLRQESQKTVIFISHQLSAAATADRIFVMDRGEIVQMGTHEELIAIPGVYQNLWQQQQLESKVLH; via the coding sequence ATGGCTTATTCTCGCATTAAAAAACTAGCAAATTATCTACGTCCCCATTTGCAAATAGTAACTGGGGGGGTAGTTGCTTTGCTTATTGTTAATCTTTTGGGTGTTTACATACCGCTTTTAATCCGGGATAGCATCGATGATTTGAGTAAATCCTTTGATTTCCAAAAAATCATTTATTATCTGACTTTAATTGTCGCTTTAGCCTCGATTATGTGGTTTATCCGCATGATATCTAGAGTGTTATTATTCGGGATCGGTCGTCAGGTAGAGTTCGATCTTAAACAAAAAATCTTTCAGCATTTATTAACCCTTGAACCTGCCTATTTTTCTCGGCAAACTTCAGGAGATTTAATCAACCGTGCCACTAGCGATGTGGATAATGTGCGTCGTCTGGTGGGTTTTGCTTTACTCAGTTTAGCCAATACTTTTTTTGCCTATGGGTTAACTTTGCCCGTAATGTTAGCGATTCATATTCCCCTTTCAATCGCCGCTATTTCTGTCTATCCTTTGATGTTAATTGCTGTGCAGTTATTTAGTGGTCGTCTGCAGCGGCAACAGAAAAAAGTACAAGAAAAACTCTCGCATCTGAGCGATTTAATTCAAGAGGATATGAGTGGTATTACTCTGATTAAAATCTATGCCCAAGAAGGTAACGAGCGCCTAGCATTTAAACAAAGAAATCGCAAATTATTACAGGCTAATTTAGATTTAGTCCAGACTCGTAATTTTCTTTTTCCCCTGATTGAAGCTTTATCCTATGTGAGTTTATTGGCGTTGCTTGCCCTCGGTACTAGACAAATTATATCGGATAATATCACCATTGGGGACTTTATTGCTCTGTTAATTTTGGCGGAAAGATTAGTTTTTCCCACTGCTTTATTAGGTTTCACTATTACGGCCTACCAACAGGGAGAAGTGAGTATCGATCGCCTAGAAACTATCCTGTTAGCTGAGGCTAAAATTAAAGACAATGCCGATTGTATTCACCTAAAAAATATTCAAGGAAAAATTACCGCCAAAGCCTTGACTTTTTTCTATCCTGATGCTAAGGAACCAGCCTTAAAATCTCTTTCTTTTACCATTAATCCGGGAGAAACGGTAGCGGTCGTCGGTGCGATCGGATCAGGAAAATCTACCCTTGCTAACGCTATTCCCCGTCTTTTGGATATTGCCGAGGGACAGTTATTTATTGATGATCAAGATGTCACTCGAATTGCCCTTGAATATCTACGAAAAGCGATCGCTTATGTTCCCCAAGAAAGTTTTTTATTTAGTACCACCATTGAAGATAATATCCGTTACGGCGATCCGCTGCTGAATTTTCCGGCAGTGGCATCGGCGGCCAAACAAGCGAGAATTGAGGAGGAAATCGAGAATTTCCCGCAAAAATACGGAACTTTAGTGGGAGAACGTGGGATTACTCTTTCCGGGGGTCAACGTCAACGGGCCTCTTTAGCGCGCGCTTTAGCCATCCAAGCGCCGATTTTAATCCTCGATGATGCCCTATCTAGCGTCGATAATCAAACAGCCACGGCTATTTTGGAAAATCTCAGACAAGAAAGCCAAAAAACCGTGATTTTTATCTCCCATCAATTATCGGCCGCTGCCACTGCCGATCGCATTTTTGTCATGGATCGCGGAGAAATTGTCCAGATGGGAACCCACGAGGAGTTAATCGCAATACCTGGGGTCTATCAAAATCTCTGGCAACAGCAGCAGTTAGAGTCTAAGGTTTTACATTAG
- a CDS encoding metallophosphoesterase family protein, whose protein sequence is MNKNQLLTEPFLQLPTETSIQVVWFTEFFGTGHQVRYGEKLEKIALARTSKLTRVREDAKSRTLEAYQSLSEREIWRHQAEITDLNPGERIPYQVTSFQENTAIRSDIYTLTPRPKKGTNLKILLTSDHQLMPMTAANLQKVSETIGQVDAVFLAGDLVNIPDRASEWFDDSRGGAFFPCLQGRANYTLTKNGIQTIYKGGEIIQNAPLFPAIGNHEVMGRFSNSTGLNEQFEDAIPQLIAKQLAEDTAAINENWLKNHAFNTETYEEIFSLPQNKYYSLTFGDIRLVVLYVTNIWRNPNLEPNARGRYYENQRDLDRPDRWGYGQHIFEPIAQGSPQYQWLEKELNSREFQEAKYKVVMFHHPPHSLGVNIVPPYTDPVPTIERDATGKVRSVRYDYPQENDYIIRDLIPLLESAKVNLVFYGHSHLWNRFLSPNGMNFLESSNVGNSYGAYLGDKKRPVPLDRNYAAISNPNGLEAIIPNIAPLVDWVNQPLPYIASNDLTVFSILDTEKGTVSSYRFDTRYPDSEVIKFDEFDLFSGGEV, encoded by the coding sequence ATGAACAAGAATCAACTTTTAACCGAACCTTTTTTACAATTACCCACCGAAACATCAATACAAGTGGTTTGGTTTACGGAATTTTTTGGCACTGGTCATCAGGTGCGCTACGGGGAAAAACTAGAGAAAATTGCCCTCGCTCGTACTAGCAAATTAACTAGAGTTAGAGAAGATGCCAAATCGAGAACCCTTGAAGCTTATCAATCTTTAAGCGAGCGAGAAATCTGGCGACATCAGGCCGAAATTACTGATTTAAATCCTGGGGAAAGGATTCCCTATCAAGTCACCAGTTTTCAGGAAAATACAGCGATTAGAAGTGATATTTATACCCTTACACCAAGACCAAAAAAAGGAACTAATCTCAAAATTCTGCTCACTTCCGATCATCAATTAATGCCCATGACTGCCGCTAATTTGCAAAAAGTTAGCGAAACTATTGGACAGGTGGATGCAGTTTTTTTAGCAGGAGATTTAGTTAATATACCCGATCGAGCTTCCGAATGGTTTGATGATAGTCGCGGTGGCGCATTCTTTCCCTGTTTACAAGGTCGTGCTAATTATACTCTGACAAAGAATGGTATTCAGACTATTTATAAGGGGGGAGAAATTATTCAAAATGCGCCCTTATTTCCTGCTATTGGTAATCATGAAGTTATGGGCAGATTTTCTAATTCTACAGGTTTAAATGAACAGTTTGAAGATGCTATTCCTCAGTTGATCGCTAAACAACTAGCAGAGGATACAGCAGCAATTAATGAAAACTGGTTAAAAAATCATGCTTTCAACACAGAAACCTACGAAGAAATTTTTTCTTTGCCTCAAAATAAATATTATTCTCTCACCTTTGGGGATATTCGTTTAGTGGTTTTATATGTTACTAATATCTGGAGAAATCCCAATTTAGAACCCAATGCAAGGGGAAGATATTACGAAAATCAAAGAGATTTAGATAGACCCGACCGCTGGGGTTATGGCCAGCATATTTTTGAGCCAATTGCTCAGGGTAGTCCTCAATATCAATGGTTAGAAAAAGAGTTAAATAGTCGAGAATTTCAAGAGGCTAAATATAAAGTAGTTATGTTTCATCATCCTCCCCATAGCCTAGGGGTCAATATCGTTCCACCCTACACCGATCCCGTGCCGACAATTGAACGGGATGCCACGGGAAAAGTTAGATCAGTCCGTTATGATTATCCCCAAGAAAATGATTATATTATTCGTGATCTAATTCCTTTATTAGAATCAGCCAAGGTTAATTTGGTTTTTTATGGGCATTCTCATTTATGGAATCGTTTTCTTAGTCCTAACGGTATGAATTTTCTCGAATCTTCTAACGTTGGTAATAGTTATGGTGCTTATTTAGGTGATAAAAAACGTCCTGTACCTCTCGATAGAAATTATGCGGCGATCAGTAATCCCAATGGATTAGAAGCAATTATCCCGAATATTGCTCCTCTAGTGGATTGGGTTAATCAACCTTTACCCTATATTGCCAGTAATGATCTGACGGTTTTTAGCATTTTAGATACAGAAAAAGGAACCGTGAGCAGTTATCGTTTTGATACTCGTTATCCTGACTCCGAGGTAATTAAATTTGATGAATTTGACCTTTTTAGCGGAGGTGAAGTATAA
- a CDS encoding winged helix-turn-helix transcriptional regulator has product MAASQQLRELELDGLIHREVDPEIPPKVEYSLTAFGETLKPIILPMHQLGIEKNARL; this is encoded by the coding sequence GTGGCAGCTAGTCAACAACTGAGGGAATTAGAGTTAGATGGACTGATTCACCGAGAAGTTGATCCAGAAATTCCTCCTAAAGTTGAATATTCTTTAACCGCTTTCGGAGAAACCCTGAAACCGATTATTCTGCCAATGCACCAATTAGGAATTGAGAAAAATGCCAGACTTTAA
- a CDS encoding Hpt domain-containing protein, which yields MDSANAQKILGIFIEEAKEHLQTLEQGILDLGNLVNDTEQINEMFRASHSIKGGAAMLGYSSIQKTAHRLEDAFKILKENPLQVDQKLESLFLKGYDLLKILINKLRSPLGLQAEEANAIVKKGEPTFAELQAHLKYLVGQGKSTPAMAAASSISIRVRDILKQMLQLFKQEETSASRQQLQKLTLSLQLASEQQKWQYLVKNAQSALANPKHSYRTLAPVIIKELKQANDLLEWGRGEEITVSQELQLLATAKLPQILITLEPELVASTLLQMFNRQQVSQLVQLLQKKG from the coding sequence TTGGACTCCGCTAACGCTCAGAAAATTCTCGGTATATTCATCGAAGAAGCAAAAGAACACCTGCAAACTTTGGAGCAGGGGATTTTAGACTTAGGCAATCTCGTGAACGACACTGAACAGATTAACGAGATGTTTCGTGCCTCCCATTCCATCAAGGGGGGGGCGGCCATGTTAGGTTATAGCAGTATCCAAAAAACTGCTCACCGTCTTGAGGATGCTTTTAAAATACTGAAAGAAAATCCCCTACAAGTGGATCAAAAATTAGAATCTTTGTTCCTCAAGGGTTATGATCTGCTTAAGATATTGATCAATAAGCTGCGGAGTCCCTTAGGCTTGCAAGCCGAGGAAGCTAACGCTATCGTTAAAAAAGGTGAACCGACTTTTGCCGAATTACAGGCCCATCTTAAGTATCTTGTCGGCCAAGGAAAATCTACCCCAGCTATGGCGGCAGCCTCTTCTATCTCCATCCGCGTCAGAGATATCCTCAAACAGATGTTACAACTGTTCAAACAGGAAGAAACCAGTGCTTCCCGTCAGCAATTACAAAAATTAACTTTATCTCTTCAATTGGCTTCAGAACAGCAAAAATGGCAATATTTAGTTAAAAATGCCCAATCAGCCCTGGCTAACCCCAAACATTCCTATCGTACTCTCGCCCCGGTTATTATTAAAGAATTAAAACAAGCTAATGATTTATTAGAATGGGGTCGCGGGGAAGAAATCACCGTCAGTCAAGAATTGCAGTTATTAGCCACCGCGAAATTACCACAAATCCTGATTACCCTGGAACCGGAATTAGTAGCTAGTACCCTGCTGCAAATGTTCAATCGCCAACAGGTCTCGCAGCTGGTACAGTTATTACAAAAGAAAGGTTGA
- a CDS encoding BamA/TamA family outer membrane protein has translation MAEEEPPETVFPRVEQLVQSPPATGETTPPVLPPPETPTPPETPTTPPPAQAEESRVLVAEVVVQGADRELENLVYNTIRTRPGRSTTRSQLQEDINAVFATGFFADVRAVPQDTPLGVRVTFEVQPNPVFQGVQIQIAPETVDKSILPAAVVEEIFASQYGKTLNLRELQAGVKKINDWYSKNGYDLAQVIGAPQVTPDGRVILVISEGLIEKIQVRYFNVEQEPVKGKTREFIITREMRLKAGDIFNRNTAQQDLQRVFGLGLFEDVRLSFSPGSDPREVVVNVDVVEGNTGSLAAGGGISSNAGLFGTVSYQQRNFGGNNQTLGAEVQLGERELLFDLSFSDPWIAKDNFRTSYTVNVFRRQSISLVYDGENSSIRTLNDNDSPRIVRTGGGITFVRPLAPDVFTKPKWVVSLGFNYQQVQVQNANGDISPLSAPLNGFGSQQLAFSSSGIDDLLSLNIGAIQDFRDNPLQPTSGSFLRLGLEQTIPVGSGSIFGTRVRGSYSYFIPVRLINSFNLFETDIFKGQQSLAFNVQAGTVLGDLPPYDAFIVGGSNSVRGYAEGEVGSGRSYFQATAEYRFPIVAIIGGALFVDFGTTVGSQGDVPGQPGIVRDLPGTGLGYGLGVRVQSPVGQIRVDFGFNVDGGSRLHFGIGERF, from the coding sequence ATGGCCGAAGAAGAACCCCCAGAGACGGTTTTTCCCCGGGTCGAGCAGCTAGTACAGTCGCCTCCCGCGACGGGAGAAACTACTCCACCCGTGCTACCGCCGCCGGAAACCCCAACCCCTCCAGAAACTCCCACAACACCCCCACCAGCGCAGGCCGAGGAGTCGCGGGTCTTGGTGGCTGAAGTGGTAGTACAGGGGGCTGATCGAGAATTAGAAAATCTAGTTTATAATACCATTCGTACCCGACCCGGACGCAGCACGACTCGATCGCAACTACAAGAAGATATTAACGCCGTTTTTGCCACGGGCTTTTTTGCCGATGTGCGGGCAGTTCCTCAAGATACGCCCCTAGGGGTGCGAGTCACCTTCGAGGTGCAACCTAACCCCGTTTTTCAGGGTGTACAGATTCAAATCGCCCCAGAAACCGTGGACAAATCGATTTTACCTGCCGCGGTGGTCGAGGAAATTTTCGCCAGTCAATACGGCAAAACCCTGAATTTGCGGGAATTACAGGCGGGGGTCAAAAAAATCAATGACTGGTACAGCAAAAACGGCTATGATCTGGCCCAGGTGATCGGTGCGCCGCAAGTCACTCCCGATGGTAGGGTGATTCTGGTCATTTCCGAAGGTTTAATCGAAAAAATTCAAGTACGCTACTTTAACGTCGAACAGGAACCGGTCAAGGGTAAAACCAGAGAATTTATCATTACTAGGGAAATGCGCCTAAAAGCGGGGGATATTTTTAACCGCAATACAGCCCAACAGGATTTACAGCGTGTTTTCGGTCTCGGTTTATTCGAGGATGTGCGTCTGTCTTTTTCCCCTGGCAGCGACCCAAGGGAGGTGGTCGTTAACGTCGATGTGGTGGAAGGTAATACCGGTTCCCTGGCCGCTGGGGGTGGTATTAGCTCGAATGCGGGCTTATTCGGGACTGTTAGCTATCAACAGCGCAATTTTGGCGGTAATAACCAAACTTTAGGGGCAGAAGTCCAGTTAGGGGAACGGGAATTGTTATTTGATCTGAGTTTTTCCGATCCTTGGATTGCCAAGGATAATTTCCGCACTTCCTACACGGTCAACGTTTTCCGGCGACAGTCGATTTCTCTGGTTTATGATGGGGAAAATTCCTCAATTCGGACTCTTAACGATAATGATAGTCCCCGTATCGTCCGGACGGGTGGCGGTATTACTTTTGTCCGTCCTTTGGCCCCTGATGTGTTTACGAAACCAAAATGGGTGGTTTCCCTAGGCTTTAACTATCAACAGGTACAGGTGCAAAATGCCAATGGTGACATCTCCCCTCTGTCTGCACCTCTCAATGGTTTTGGCAGTCAACAACTGGCTTTTAGTTCCTCTGGGATCGATGATCTACTTTCCCTAAATATTGGCGCTATTCAAGATTTTCGCGACAATCCCCTGCAACCCACCAGTGGTTCTTTCCTGCGTCTAGGTTTAGAACAAACTATTCCGGTCGGTTCTGGCAGTATTTTCGGCACTCGTGTTCGGGGTAGTTACAGTTACTTTATCCCCGTTCGGTTGATTAATTCCTTTAATCTCTTTGAAACCGATATTTTTAAAGGTCAGCAATCCCTCGCTTTTAATGTGCAAGCAGGGACAGTATTAGGCGATTTACCCCCCTACGATGCTTTTATCGTTGGGGGTAGTAACTCTGTACGGGGTTACGCCGAGGGAGAAGTGGGTAGCGGTCGCAGTTATTTCCAAGCGACGGCCGAATATCGTTTTCCCATTGTCGCCATTATCGGGGGGGCTTTATTTGTCGATTTCGGCACTACTGTTGGTTCCCAAGGGGATGTCCCTGGTCAACCAGGGATTGTCCGGGATTTACCCGGTACCGGTCTCGGTTACGGTTTGGGTGTTCGGGTACAATCTCCCGTCGGCCAAATTCGGGTTGACTTCGGTTTTAATGTCGATGGTGGTTCTCGTCTCCATTTCGGGATCGGGGAACGATTCTAA
- the lpxC gene encoding UDP-3-O-acyl-N-acetylglucosamine deacetylase, whose amino-acid sequence MVSTIPKQFELSGIGLHSGEITRVRVCGANPGEGRYFVRRDLTNQPIIPALVSSVYQTTLSTELGQGEAKVRTVEHLLAALTALGVEDARIEVDGAEIPLLDGSAKIWVEAIENAGLDNSFSRSDLTISQPIWLYEGDAFVAAIPSPELRFTYGIDFTYKPIGNQWYSWSPDQESFSQAIAAARTFGFADQIEYLQKAGLIKGGSLENALVCDQNQWLNPPLRFDNEPARHKLLDLIGDLSLLGTIPTAHYMAFKASHKLHVQLAQAIQG is encoded by the coding sequence ATGGTTTCTACTATCCCTAAACAATTTGAATTATCGGGAATTGGCCTGCATTCGGGGGAAATAACACGGGTGCGCGTCTGTGGGGCCAATCCCGGAGAAGGACGTTATTTTGTCCGCAGAGATTTAACCAATCAACCGATTATTCCCGCTCTAGTTTCTTCGGTTTACCAAACGACTTTATCAACGGAATTGGGACAAGGAGAAGCCAAGGTTAGAACCGTTGAGCATTTATTAGCAGCCTTAACCGCTTTGGGGGTAGAGGATGCTCGCATTGAGGTGGATGGTGCGGAAATTCCCCTCCTCGATGGTTCGGCCAAAATCTGGGTAGAAGCGATCGAAAATGCCGGTTTAGATAACTCTTTTTCTCGATCGGATTTAACTATTTCTCAACCGATTTGGTTGTACGAAGGAGATGCTTTTGTGGCGGCGATTCCTTCCCCTGAATTACGTTTTACCTACGGGATCGATTTTACCTATAAACCGATCGGTAATCAATGGTATAGTTGGAGTCCTGATCAAGAAAGTTTTAGTCAAGCGATCGCAGCTGCCCGTACTTTCGGTTTTGCCGATCAAATTGAATATCTGCAAAAGGCTGGTTTAATTAAAGGAGGCAGTTTAGAAAATGCTTTAGTCTGCGATCAAAATCAATGGTTAAATCCTCCTTTACGCTTTGATAATGAGCCAGCAAGACATAAATTATTGGACTTAATTGGTGATTTGAGTTTACTGGGAACTATTCCCACCGCTCATTACATGGCTTTTAAAGCTAGTCATAAACTCCACGTTCAATTAGCTCAAGCAATTCAGGGTTAA
- a CDS encoding N-acetylmuramoyl-L-alanine amidase-like domain-containing protein, producing MFFNWITLPYLLINPVLIPLSIARSETILAQEVSDPNYQKLVQYAQNTQLDRLPMADIIQNIATQFLGAKYQAGLLERSATEKLFISLKEFDCVLFVETVLALSHNFALKNYQYSAFSQQVLNQRYRHGILDGYCSRLHYFSDWINDNQKRGNLENITQKLGGITLNKKLNFISKNRPLYPQLKTQSNYDCIQQVERQLESLSLTYIPTAKIKDIYPQLQAGDIIGVVTNIPGLDTTHTGLVYRFSDGKIGLIHASPAGQVTIAKDLEKYITKVDKAIGIFVVRPLDPRNN from the coding sequence ATGTTTTTTAATTGGATAACTTTACCCTATTTATTAATTAATCCTGTTTTAATTCCCTTGAGTATAGCTCGATCGGAAACTATTCTTGCTCAAGAAGTCAGCGATCCTAATTATCAAAAACTGGTGCAGTACGCCCAAAATACACAACTCGATCGCTTACCCATGGCTGATATAATCCAGAATATCGCCACTCAATTTTTAGGAGCAAAATATCAAGCAGGATTACTCGAACGCTCGGCAACAGAAAAATTATTTATCTCTTTAAAAGAGTTTGATTGTGTCCTTTTTGTGGAAACAGTTCTCGCTTTGAGTCACAATTTTGCTTTAAAAAATTATCAATATTCTGCTTTTAGTCAGCAGGTTTTAAATCAGCGTTATCGCCACGGTATTCTCGACGGTTATTGTAGTCGTCTGCATTACTTTTCCGATTGGATTAATGACAACCAAAAACGAGGCAATCTAGAAAATATTACTCAAAAATTAGGTGGAATTACTCTTAACAAAAAGCTCAACTTTATCAGCAAAAACCGCCCTCTATACCCCCAGTTAAAAACTCAAAGTAATTACGATTGTATTCAACAGGTAGAACGGCAATTAGAAAGTTTATCCTTAACCTATATTCCCACCGCTAAGATTAAAGATATTTATCCACAACTGCAAGCTGGCGATATTATCGGTGTCGTGACTAATATCCCTGGTTTAGATACCACCCATACCGGTCTAGTTTATCGCTTTTCCGATGGCAAAATTGGCTTAATTCATGCCTCTCCTGCTGGTCAAGTTACCATTGCTAAAGACCTAGAAAAATATATCACTAAAGTGGACAAAGCCATCGGTATTTTTGTTGTTCGTCCCCTTGATCCAAGAAATAATTAA